GGGCTGTGCCGTGCGGGGAAGCTCCTCGAGGCATGGGGTCTGCTTGAGTGGATGCAGGAAGCGGGGTGCCGTCCCATGGTGCATACTTACACGCCAATTGTACAGGGATATTGCCGTGAGGGCCGTGTCAAGGAGGCCATGGACCTGATGGCCACGATGGAAGCTGCTGATTGCCCTCCCAATGTAGTCACCTACAATGTTCTGATCAGGGCTTTGTGCGACGCCGGCCAATTTAATGAAGTCAAGCAGCTTTTAATGGAGAGCAGAACCAAGGGTTGGACGCCCAGTATTGTCACCTACAATACCTTTATGAATGGTCTCTGCAAGAAAGGTAAGGCTAAGGAAGCACTTGCGCTGCTGGGTGTTATGCTgggcaaagggttggatcccacaGATTTTACTTTGAGCATTCTTCTGAATTGCCTTTGCCATGCCTCGAGGATTTCCCATGCCAGATACTTGCTAGAGAGGAGTACGTCGTCATCGAGATGGTATGCTGGTGTTGTTGCATACAACACTGTGATGGGCAGGTTATGTGAAATGGGACATTGGAGGGGTGTTCTGAAGCTGTTGACAGACATGATCAAGAAAGGTGTGATGCCAAACACGAGGACGTTCAACATTGCCATTCGTAGTCTTTGCATTGGTCGAAAGTGCTCCGCAGCCAAGAGCCTAGTCTGTAACCAAGGGTTTGCTGCAAATGTCGTGACATACAATACACTGATTGATTGGTTTTTCTACCATCGAACGCCTAGTGAGGTGGGCCGCCTAATGTCTGACATGGCAGCAGGAAATATTGCTGTAGATGAAGTTACTTACACTATATTCGTTGTTAGATTATGCAGAGATGGAAATTTTGCTAAGGCCAGTAGTTGCTTTCTAAAATCGCTAGAGAATGGACTGTCAATGGATCTTCTTGGCGTCCTTATAAACAGGCTTGCTTACAATGGCAAAATCACGGAGACTATTCTCATATTCCAGAATATGAGAGAAAGAAAAGGGTTTTCCCTAGATAATTCTGTATTTGACCTCACAATTGAAAGATTCTGTAGGGCCGGTTATTGTCATGACAAATATATACATAATCTTAACTCTATTCTAGATGCAATGTTGGGAAAGCAGTGAACTGAACTCTTGTGGATCTAGGAAGCAGACGATAATTGGAGGTAGCTTACTCTTTCTTTCTGTTTTTCTCGTGATCTGAATTTAGATGGAGTAGTATTGTTCTCACTGCTGAATTCGTCCAATGAATGACAATAGGATGTTCTGTGCAGAACTTGCAACTTTGTTCTAGTAACAATTTCGGCTAGCATTCAAATTT
The sequence above is a segment of the Triticum dicoccoides isolate Atlit2015 ecotype Zavitan chromosome 1A, WEW_v2.0, whole genome shotgun sequence genome. Coding sequences within it:
- the LOC119282416 gene encoding pentatricopeptide repeat-containing protein At5g65560-like, which codes for MASFASVATLPFPTCSSSDDDSDDAKPLPPLPTSEEICPPQQHQQQPQWRQLERDCNVAMKALARAGDVDQVLALFAELRTSGTPSVLCYNTLLNALVEAGHVEEAPKVFDEMCASGVRPDASSHNIFLKLRSWTTDHDDSPYKVIIRMQELGMKVDVSTYSTIVTGLCRAGKLLEAWGLLEWMQEAGCRPMVHTYTPIVQGYCREGRVKEAMDLMATMEAADCPPNVVTYNVLIRALCDAGQFNEVKQLLMESRTKGWTPSIVTYNTFMNGLCKKGKAKEALALLGVMLGKGLDPTDFTLSILLNCLCHASRISHARYLLERSTSSSRWYAGVVAYNTVMGRLCEMGHWRGVLKLLTDMIKKGVMPNTRTFNIAIRSLCIGRKCSAAKSLVCNQGFAANVVTYNTLIDWFFYHRTPSEVGRLMSDMAAGNIAVDEVTYTIFVVRLCRDGNFAKASSCFLKSLENGLSMDLLGVLINRLAYNGKITETILIFQNMRERKGFSLDNSVFDLTIERFCRAGYCHDKYIHNLNSILDAMLGKQ